From Streptomyces sp. TLI_053, a single genomic window includes:
- a CDS encoding bifunctional glycosyltransferase family 2 protein/CDP-glycerol:glycerophosphate glycerophosphotransferase, with amino-acid sequence MPVLLSIVLPVHGVERFLPRCLDSLLADTPSAESRFEVIAVDDRSPDRSGAILDDHAARDPRLRVLHLAENQGLGGARTAALPEVRGAYVWFVDSDDWVPEGTVSALLDELTGELERERRGEAPADVLLTDFVHVYPDGGTEPNPWRHVLTGSPLVEGATLAEHPAVFRTVMSVWNKVFRRDFLLGLGVSFGRGFYEDISVTYPALLAAERLRYLDRPCYFYRRGRAGAITSTASAKHADAFAQYDAIFAFLDRPHGHDSADAPDDSDRSGASDRSGASDGHDRPGRPVPGTLRTLVFERTVQQALTVYDTPGLVPVGLRPEFFRRIAEHFTRHRPAGYRFPGGVRGVQYRLAARGSRRAYAELRRTGRLPRELKRGARAVAPALKKGVRSSARFTAYNTFRRMPLNPNLAVYAAYWHRGYACSPAAIYEKAKELAPGIHGVWVVENRARAATLPDGVPYVIVNTPAYLRAMATAKYFVNNVNFPRTMAKRPGTVHVQTQHGTPLKAMGMDLRDHPVAADGMDFDRLQEAIDRWDFLVSSNPHTSEHFARAFPGRYEMLDTGYPRNDRLADATPAATAAMRERFGLAPGRTAVLYAPTHREARGGYVPLLDVRELARRLGPDFTLLVRTHYFHTGGPGDLTADEEAAEILDVSAHPTVEDLYLAADVLVTDYSSMMFDYAVLDRPIVVFAPDWEEYKRDRGVYFDLFEQPPGALTTDPEGLAAALLAGDPEPAARADFRKRFCPWDDGGAAERVVRRVFPTAG; translated from the coding sequence GTGCCAGTCCTCCTCAGCATCGTGCTCCCCGTCCACGGGGTGGAGCGCTTCCTGCCCCGCTGCCTCGACTCCCTCCTGGCGGACACCCCGTCCGCCGAGTCCCGCTTCGAGGTGATCGCGGTCGACGACCGCTCCCCCGACCGCAGCGGCGCGATCCTGGACGATCACGCGGCCCGTGATCCGCGCCTGCGCGTCCTGCACCTCGCCGAGAACCAGGGCCTCGGCGGCGCCCGCACCGCCGCCCTCCCCGAGGTGCGCGGCGCGTACGTCTGGTTCGTCGACAGCGACGACTGGGTGCCCGAGGGCACGGTGAGCGCCCTCCTCGACGAGCTCACCGGCGAGCTGGAACGGGAACGGCGCGGCGAGGCGCCCGCGGACGTCCTGCTGACCGACTTCGTCCACGTCTACCCCGACGGCGGGACCGAGCCCAACCCGTGGCGGCACGTGCTCACCGGGTCCCCGCTCGTCGAGGGGGCCACTCTGGCCGAGCACCCGGCCGTGTTCCGGACGGTGATGTCGGTCTGGAACAAGGTGTTCCGCCGGGACTTCCTGCTCGGGCTCGGCGTCTCCTTCGGCCGCGGCTTCTACGAGGACATCTCCGTCACCTATCCCGCGCTGCTCGCCGCCGAGCGGCTGCGCTACCTCGACCGCCCCTGCTACTTCTACCGGCGCGGCCGGGCCGGGGCGATCACCAGCACCGCCTCCGCCAAGCACGCCGACGCCTTCGCCCAGTACGACGCGATCTTCGCCTTCCTGGACCGGCCCCACGGTCACGACAGCGCCGACGCCCCCGACGACTCCGACCGCTCCGGCGCCTCCGACCGCTCCGGCGCCTCCGACGGCCACGACCGGCCCGGCCGGCCGGTCCCCGGGACGCTGCGGACCCTGGTCTTCGAGCGGACCGTGCAGCAGGCGCTCACCGTCTACGACACCCCGGGGCTGGTCCCGGTCGGGCTGCGGCCGGAGTTCTTCCGGCGGATCGCCGAGCACTTCACCCGGCACCGTCCGGCGGGCTACCGCTTCCCCGGGGGCGTGCGCGGCGTGCAGTACCGGCTCGCGGCCCGGGGCTCCCGGCGTGCGTACGCGGAACTGCGCCGTACCGGTCGACTGCCGCGCGAACTCAAGCGCGGGGCCCGGGCGGTGGCGCCGGCCCTGAAGAAGGGGGTGCGCAGCAGCGCCCGGTTCACCGCGTACAACACGTTCCGCCGGATGCCGTTGAACCCGAACCTGGCGGTCTACGCCGCGTACTGGCACCGGGGTTACGCGTGCAGCCCGGCCGCGATCTACGAGAAGGCGAAGGAGCTCGCACCGGGGATCCACGGGGTCTGGGTGGTGGAGAACCGCGCCCGGGCGGCGACGCTCCCGGACGGTGTGCCGTACGTGATCGTCAACACCCCGGCGTACCTGAGGGCGATGGCCACCGCCAAGTACTTCGTGAACAACGTCAACTTCCCCCGGACCATGGCGAAGCGGCCCGGCACGGTGCACGTCCAGACCCAGCACGGCACGCCGCTGAAGGCGATGGGCATGGATCTCAGGGACCACCCGGTGGCCGCCGACGGGATGGACTTCGACCGGCTCCAGGAGGCGATCGACCGCTGGGACTTCCTGGTCTCCTCCAACCCGCACACCAGCGAGCACTTCGCCCGTGCCTTCCCGGGCCGCTACGAGATGCTGGACACCGGGTACCCGCGCAACGACCGGCTGGCCGACGCGACGCCGGCCGCGACGGCGGCGATGCGCGAACGGTTCGGGCTGGCGCCGGGGCGCACCGCGGTGCTGTACGCGCCCACCCACCGGGAGGCGCGCGGCGGCTACGTTCCGCTGCTGGACGTGCGGGAGCTGGCCCGGCGGCTGGGACCGGACTTCACGCTGCTGGTCCGCACCCACTACTTCCACACCGGCGGCCCGGGCGATCTGACGGCGGACGAGGAGGCGGCGGAGATCCTGGACGTGTCGGCGCACCCGACGGTGGAGGACCTCTACCTGGCGGCCGACGTCCTGGTCACGGACTACTCGTCGATGATGTTCGACTACGCCGTGCTGGACCGGCCGATCGTGGTCTTCGCGCCGGACTGGGAGGAGTACAAGCGCGACCGGGGCGTCTACTTCGACCTGTTCGAGCAGCCGCCGGGCGCGCTGACGACGGATCCCGAGGGGTTGGCGGCGGCGCTGCTGGCCGGTGACCCGGAGCCGGCGGCGCGGGCCGACTTCCGCAAGCGGTTCTGCCCCTGGGACGACGGCGGGGCGGCGGAGCGCGTGGTCCGCCGGGTGTTCCCGACCGCCGGCTGA
- a CDS encoding EF-hand domain-containing protein has product MADVDDIRAAFDKFDRNGNGRITAAEYALVARELGDLTTSVAVAEAIIKQMDTNHDGELTFDEFLAARQG; this is encoded by the coding sequence ATGGCAGACGTCGACGACATTCGCGCCGCGTTCGACAAGTTCGACCGGAACGGCAACGGCCGGATCACCGCCGCCGAGTACGCCCTCGTCGCGCGCGAGCTCGGCGACCTCACCACCTCGGTCGCCGTGGCCGAGGCCATCATCAAGCAGATGGACACCAACCACGACGGCGAGCTGACCTTCGACGAGTTCCTGGCCGCGCGCCAGGGCTGA
- a CDS encoding lysophospholipid acyltransferase family protein, with protein sequence MLDLVTRLVLKPLARGIWRPTIEGIENVPRKGGVILASNHLSFIDSVVIPLTAPRRVHFLAKAEYFTGSGLKGALSRGFFQGIGAVPVERGTYRSAQASLERALEILEDGKAFGIYPEGTRSLDGRLYRGKTGVAWLALTAGVPVVPVALEGPEGILPVGKRLPRLKKVTVRFGEPLHFDELHGQARSLKARRQVTDEVMAAIQQLSGQEFVGAYNEVPKAA encoded by the coding sequence ATGCTCGATCTCGTCACCAGGCTGGTGCTGAAACCGCTCGCCCGGGGGATCTGGCGGCCCACCATCGAGGGGATCGAGAACGTGCCCCGCAAGGGCGGCGTCATCCTCGCCAGCAACCACCTCTCCTTCATCGACAGCGTGGTCATCCCGCTCACCGCGCCGCGCCGGGTCCACTTCCTGGCCAAGGCCGAGTACTTCACCGGCAGCGGCCTCAAGGGCGCGCTCTCCCGCGGCTTCTTCCAGGGCATCGGCGCGGTGCCGGTCGAGCGCGGCACCTACCGGTCGGCCCAGGCCTCGCTGGAGCGGGCACTGGAGATCCTGGAGGACGGCAAGGCGTTCGGCATCTACCCCGAGGGCACCCGCTCGCTGGACGGCCGGCTCTACCGCGGCAAGACCGGCGTAGCCTGGCTGGCCCTCACCGCCGGCGTCCCGGTGGTGCCGGTGGCACTGGAGGGGCCGGAGGGAATCCTCCCGGTCGGCAAGCGGCTGCCGCGCCTGAAGAAGGTGACGGTCCGTTTCGGGGAGCCGCTGCACTTCGACGAGCTGCACGGCCAGGCGCGTTCGCTCAAGGCCCGCCGCCAGGTCACCGACGAGGTGATGGCGGCGATCCAGCAGCTCTCCGGCCAGGAGTTCGTGGGGGCGTACAACGAGGTCCCCAAGGCGGCCTGA
- a CDS encoding ABC transporter ATP-binding protein: protein MRPEGIQWTPPARTENDPRPPTQWRRILALFRPYRGRLALVGLLVAASAVVSVTTPFLLRAVLDTAIPQGRTGLLTVLVLGMVATAVVNSVFGVLQTLISTTVGQRVMHDLRTAVYGHLQRMSLAFFTRTRTGEVQSRIANDIGGMQSTVTSTATSLVSNFTAVVASVVAMVALDWRLTVVSLVLLPVFVWISRRVGNERKKITGERQKQLAAMSSAVQESLSVSGILLGRTMGRTDSLAREFTGQSDRLADLEVRASMAGRWRMNTIQIVMAAMPAVIYWAAGMTAAGGAPIVSVGTLVAFVSLQQGLFRPTISLLATGVAVQTSLALFQRIFEYLDLTVEIDEPEHPVTLGEIRGEVRFEGVDFRYDPEQERPTLGGIALRIPAGGSLAVVGETGSGKTTLSYLVPRLYDVTGGRVTIDGVDVRELSFETLSRAVGVVSQETYLFHASVADNLRFAKPDATEEELVAAAAAARIHDTVAALPDGYDTLVGERGYRFSGGEKQRLALARTILRNPPVLILDEATSALDNSTERAVQEAIDTLAEGRTTITIAHRLSTVRGADQIAVLERGEVAELGSHEELLAADGRYAALLRREAPVAAVAR from the coding sequence GTGCGCCCAGAAGGCATCCAGTGGACCCCGCCCGCCCGCACCGAGAACGACCCGCGCCCGCCGACCCAGTGGCGGCGCATACTCGCGCTGTTCCGCCCCTACCGGGGCCGCCTCGCCCTCGTCGGCCTGCTGGTGGCCGCCTCCGCCGTGGTCTCGGTGACCACGCCGTTCCTGCTCCGCGCCGTGCTGGACACCGCGATCCCGCAGGGCCGCACCGGCCTGCTGACCGTGCTGGTGCTCGGCATGGTCGCCACCGCCGTCGTCAACAGCGTCTTCGGCGTGCTCCAGACGCTGATCTCCACCACCGTCGGCCAGCGGGTCATGCACGACCTGCGCACCGCCGTCTACGGCCACCTCCAGCGGATGTCGCTGGCCTTCTTCACCCGCACCCGCACCGGCGAGGTGCAGTCCCGGATCGCCAACGACATCGGCGGCATGCAGTCCACGGTGACCTCCACCGCCACCTCGCTGGTCTCCAACTTCACCGCCGTGGTCGCCTCGGTGGTCGCCATGGTGGCGCTGGACTGGCGGCTCACCGTCGTCTCGCTGGTGCTGCTGCCGGTGTTCGTCTGGATCAGCCGCCGGGTCGGCAACGAGCGCAAGAAGATCACCGGCGAGCGGCAGAAGCAGCTCGCCGCGATGAGCTCGGCGGTCCAGGAGTCGCTGTCGGTCAGCGGCATCCTGCTCGGCCGCACCATGGGCCGCACCGACTCGCTCGCCCGTGAGTTCACCGGCCAGTCCGACCGGCTGGCCGACCTGGAGGTCCGCGCCTCGATGGCCGGCCGCTGGCGGATGAACACCATCCAGATCGTGATGGCGGCGATGCCGGCGGTGATCTACTGGGCCGCCGGCATGACCGCCGCGGGCGGTGCGCCGATCGTCTCGGTCGGCACCCTGGTCGCCTTCGTCTCGCTCCAGCAGGGCCTGTTCCGCCCGACCATCAGCCTGCTGGCCACCGGTGTCGCCGTGCAGACCTCGCTCGCGCTGTTCCAGCGGATCTTCGAGTACCTCGACCTGACCGTGGAGATCGACGAGCCCGAGCACCCCGTCACCCTCGGCGAGATCCGCGGCGAGGTCCGCTTCGAGGGCGTCGACTTCCGCTACGACCCGGAGCAGGAGCGGCCCACCCTCGGCGGGATCGCGCTGCGGATCCCGGCGGGCGGCTCGCTCGCGGTGGTCGGCGAGACCGGCTCCGGCAAGACCACGCTCAGCTACCTGGTGCCCAGGCTGTACGACGTCACCGGCGGCCGGGTCACCATCGACGGCGTCGACGTCCGCGAGCTCTCCTTCGAGACCCTGTCCCGCGCGGTGGGCGTGGTCTCCCAGGAGACCTACCTCTTCCACGCCTCGGTCGCCGACAACCTGCGGTTCGCCAAGCCGGACGCCACCGAGGAGGAACTCGTCGCCGCTGCCGCCGCGGCGCGGATCCACGACACCGTCGCCGCGCTGCCGGACGGCTACGACACCCTGGTCGGCGAGCGCGGCTACCGCTTCTCGGGAGGGGAGAAGCAGCGCCTCGCGCTCGCCCGCACCATCCTGCGCAATCCGCCCGTGCTGATCCTCGACGAGGCCACCAGCGCGCTGGACAACAGCACCGAACGCGCCGTCCAGGAGGCCATCGACACCCTCGCGGAGGGCCGCACCACCATCACCATCGCGCACCGGCTCTCCACCGTGCGCGGGGCCGACCAGATCGCGGTCCTGGAACGCGGCGAGGTCGCCGAACTGGGCAGCCACGAGGAGCTGCTGGCGGCGGACGGCCGGTACGCGGCGCTGCTCCGGCGGGAGGCTCCGGTCGCGGCCGTCGCTCGCTGA
- a CDS encoding SDR family oxidoreductase, with protein MTTALITGATAGIGAAFARRLARSGYGLVLVARDTARLEGSAADLRGKFGVEVEVLTADLATDRGIADVEARLSDDARPVDLLVNNAGFGNRGAFATVPLQDELDMLKVHVEAVLRLTTAALPGMRERGRGAVVNVASVAAFLPRGTYGASKAWVVSFTQGVMRDLGGTGVRLMALCPGFTHTEFHERAGMGTGNIPSWGWLSAERVVEEAMRDLARGRSVSVPSKRYKAAVAIARVLPSGKLGGVSSKAARTYRTT; from the coding sequence ATGACCACTGCCTTGATCACCGGCGCGACCGCCGGCATCGGAGCCGCCTTCGCCCGGCGCCTCGCCCGGAGCGGCTACGGACTCGTCCTGGTGGCCCGGGACACCGCGCGGCTGGAGGGTTCCGCCGCGGACCTGCGCGGGAAGTTCGGTGTGGAGGTGGAGGTGCTCACCGCCGACCTCGCCACGGACCGGGGCATCGCCGACGTCGAGGCCCGGCTGTCCGACGACGCCCGCCCGGTGGACCTGCTGGTGAACAACGCCGGCTTCGGCAACCGCGGCGCCTTCGCCACCGTGCCGCTGCAGGACGAGCTGGACATGCTGAAGGTGCACGTCGAGGCGGTGCTGCGGCTGACCACGGCCGCCCTGCCGGGGATGCGCGAGCGCGGACGGGGCGCGGTCGTCAACGTCGCCTCGGTGGCGGCCTTCCTGCCGCGCGGCACCTACGGTGCGAGCAAGGCCTGGGTGGTGAGCTTCACCCAGGGGGTGATGCGGGACCTCGGCGGAACCGGGGTGCGGCTGATGGCGCTGTGCCCGGGCTTCACGCACACCGAGTTCCACGAGCGGGCCGGCATGGGCACCGGGAACATCCCGTCCTGGGGCTGGCTGTCGGCCGAGCGCGTGGTCGAGGAGGCCATGCGCGACCTGGCCCGGGGGCGTTCGGTGTCGGTGCCGAGCAAGCGCTACAAGGCGGCGGTGGCGATCGCGCGGGTGCTGCCGTCCGGCAAGCTCGGCGGGGTCTCCTCCAAGGCGGCCCGGACGTACCGGACCACCTGA
- a CDS encoding serine hydrolase domain-containing protein has protein sequence MSGTVTGTGAADPGIPGAAEAEGVAEAEGVAEAEGAGEAGGPGPGSPGAEQFAGLVRAAGPHATAVTLAVARGERSAVHCHGRTARDGGPCTPDTGYELGSVTKTFTALLLAELAARGEVALDDPVRRHLPAGRRPPDVRRGGPIRLIHLATHTAGLPVQPPGLLAAAVPAWNSNPYAAYDEQRLWAALARTTVRRPPGEVYWYSNYGVGLLGRLLAEAGGGPDYAGLLDERIGRPLGLGTLSCSPDAPGYAIGHRLGRPLPPWRIPALPGAGAVRAGGADLLRFLRAHLEPDGGPLGDALREVRRPRLRLPRTGDEVCLVWNHRRAPDDRDLFFHSGATRGFTAFVGFCPQTATAVAALTNTGPTLRSSFNQTAYDTFKRLARPDGEATDDG, from the coding sequence ATGAGCGGGACGGTCACGGGGACGGGCGCGGCGGACCCAGGCATCCCGGGAGCCGCAGAGGCCGAGGGCGTCGCGGAAGCCGAAGGAGTCGCGGAAGCCGAGGGAGCCGGGGAGGCCGGGGGTCCCGGACCCGGTTCGCCCGGGGCGGAGCAGTTCGCCGGACTCGTGCGCGCCGCCGGGCCGCACGCCACCGCCGTGACCCTGGCGGTGGCCCGCGGCGAGCGCTCCGCCGTCCACTGCCACGGTCGGACCGCCCGGGACGGCGGGCCGTGCACACCCGACACGGGCTACGAACTCGGCTCCGTCACCAAGACCTTCACCGCCCTGCTGCTGGCCGAGCTGGCGGCACGCGGCGAGGTGGCCCTCGACGACCCGGTGCGGCGGCACCTCCCGGCCGGACGCCGGCCGCCCGACGTCCGGCGCGGCGGACCGATCCGGCTGATCCACCTGGCCACCCACACCGCCGGTCTGCCGGTTCAGCCGCCGGGCCTGCTGGCCGCCGCCGTCCCGGCCTGGAACAGCAACCCCTACGCCGCCTACGACGAGCAGCGGCTGTGGGCGGCACTGGCCCGAACCACCGTGCGCCGCCCGCCCGGTGAGGTGTACTGGTACTCCAACTACGGCGTGGGACTGCTCGGGCGGCTGCTCGCCGAGGCGGGCGGCGGCCCCGACTACGCCGGGCTGCTCGACGAGCGGATCGGCCGCCCGCTCGGGCTGGGGACCCTCAGCTGCTCCCCCGACGCGCCGGGGTACGCGATCGGCCACCGCCTCGGGCGGCCGCTGCCGCCCTGGCGCATCCCCGCCCTCCCGGGCGCGGGCGCGGTCCGGGCCGGGGGCGCGGACCTGCTGCGCTTCCTCCGGGCCCATCTGGAGCCCGACGGCGGGCCGTTGGGCGACGCCCTTCGGGAGGTGCGGCGACCCCGGCTGCGGCTGCCACGCACCGGCGACGAGGTCTGCCTGGTCTGGAACCACCGCCGCGCGCCGGACGACCGCGACCTGTTCTTCCATTCCGGCGCGACCCGCGGCTTCACCGCGTTCGTCGGCTTCTGCCCGCAGACCGCCACCGCGGTCGCCGCCCTCACCAACACCGGCCCCACCCTGCGGTCCTCGTTCAACCAGACCGCCTACGACACCTTCAAGCGGCTCGCCCGGCCGGACGGGGAGGCGACGGACGACGGCTGA
- a CDS encoding SDR family oxidoreductase, with product MTATPPLSAQVAVVTGAARGVGAALARNLARRGAKVALVGLEPEELKAVAAQCGPDATAWEADVTDVVALTALAGRIEAHYGRIDTVVANAGIALGGPLLDSDHRAFSRVIEVNLLGSVATARAFLPLLAESRGYLLQIASLAALTPAPLMSAYCASKSGVEAFAHAIRAEVAHQGVKVGVGYLSWTDTDMVRGADEDTVLKQMRSRLPWPANKTYPLEPAVDRLAAGIARRSAHVYAQAWLRGMQPVRWALPSLIAAVGSRDVARLAPQLAATAASRLRPVGAGGAADSAARSDRSGHSDRSGRD from the coding sequence ATGACCGCCACCCCACCGCTCTCCGCCCAGGTCGCCGTCGTCACCGGAGCCGCGCGCGGCGTCGGCGCCGCCCTGGCCCGCAACCTCGCCCGGCGCGGCGCCAAGGTCGCGCTGGTCGGCCTGGAGCCGGAGGAGCTGAAGGCCGTCGCCGCACAGTGCGGCCCGGACGCCACCGCCTGGGAGGCCGACGTCACCGACGTCGTGGCGCTCACCGCGCTCGCCGGGCGGATCGAGGCGCACTACGGCCGGATCGACACCGTCGTCGCCAACGCCGGCATCGCCCTCGGCGGTCCGCTGCTGGACAGCGACCACCGGGCGTTCAGCCGGGTGATCGAGGTCAACCTGCTCGGGAGCGTGGCCACCGCCCGGGCCTTCCTGCCCCTGCTCGCCGAGAGTCGCGGTTACCTCCTGCAGATCGCCTCGCTGGCCGCGCTGACCCCGGCGCCGCTGATGAGCGCCTACTGCGCGAGCAAGTCCGGCGTCGAGGCGTTCGCCCACGCGATCCGGGCCGAGGTGGCCCACCAGGGCGTGAAGGTGGGTGTCGGCTACCTGAGCTGGACCGACACCGACATGGTGCGCGGGGCCGACGAGGACACGGTGCTCAAGCAGATGCGGTCCCGGCTGCCCTGGCCGGCCAACAAGACCTATCCGCTGGAGCCGGCGGTGGACCGCCTGGCCGCCGGGATCGCCCGGCGCTCCGCGCACGTCTACGCCCAGGCGTGGCTGCGCGGGATGCAGCCGGTCCGCTGGGCCCTGCCGTCGCTGATCGCCGCGGTCGGTTCGCGCGACGTGGCCAGGCTCGCGCCCCAGCTCGCCGCCACCGCCGCCTCCCGCCTGCGCCCGGTCGGCGCCGGCGGTGCGGCCGACAGCGCGGCCCGTTCCGACCGTTCCGGCCACTCCGACCGTTCCGGCCGGGACTGA
- a CDS encoding alpha/beta hydrolase — MSRRPIPADCLQPVPAEELAVRSADGTRLHVEVHGQPGAPTVLLAHGWTCTTHFWAPVIHRLADRYRVVVYDQRGHGRSEIPSSRARYSTRALAEDLSAVLTRVVPEGERAVLAGHSMGGMTVMAGAARPEVAARTAAAVLISTGPSDLLSEVRIVPDAVRPPGLRRFLHRQVLRSRLPLGPVGPVSRAGLKYAIMGAQAPAGRTEVAVRMAHACPTGVRANWARVLDRLDVRPGLARLAAPTAVVVGAEDRLTPPVHAHRMVAALTDPQGLLLLPGVGHMAPLERPAEVAAEIDRMASAHLPARPVAAGTDQPAAATADPERTAVA, encoded by the coding sequence ATGAGCCGCCGTCCGATCCCCGCCGACTGTCTCCAGCCGGTACCCGCTGAGGAGTTGGCCGTCCGGTCGGCCGACGGCACCCGGCTGCACGTCGAGGTCCACGGACAGCCGGGGGCGCCCACCGTCCTCCTCGCGCACGGCTGGACCTGCACGACCCACTTCTGGGCGCCGGTGATCCACCGGCTCGCCGACCGCTACCGGGTGGTGGTCTACGACCAGCGGGGCCACGGCCGGAGCGAGATCCCGTCGAGCCGGGCCCGCTACTCCACCCGCGCACTGGCCGAGGACCTGTCGGCGGTGCTCACCCGGGTGGTCCCGGAGGGCGAGCGGGCGGTACTGGCCGGGCACAGCATGGGCGGCATGACCGTCATGGCGGGTGCCGCCCGCCCCGAGGTCGCCGCGCGGACGGCGGCCGCCGTCCTGATCTCCACCGGGCCGTCCGACCTCCTCTCCGAGGTGCGGATCGTCCCGGACGCCGTCCGCCCGCCGGGGCTGCGCCGCTTCCTGCACCGGCAGGTGCTGCGGTCCCGGCTGCCGCTCGGGCCGGTCGGACCGGTCAGCCGGGCCGGGCTCAAGTACGCGATCATGGGCGCGCAGGCGCCCGCCGGGCGCACCGAGGTGGCCGTCCGGATGGCGCACGCCTGCCCGACCGGCGTGCGCGCCAACTGGGCGCGGGTGCTGGACCGGCTGGACGTCCGCCCGGGGCTGGCCCGCCTCGCCGCGCCGACGGCCGTCGTGGTCGGCGCCGAGGACCGGCTCACCCCGCCGGTGCACGCGCACCGCATGGTGGCGGCGCTCACCGACCCGCAGGGGCTGCTCCTGCTGCCCGGGGTCGGCCACATGGCGCCGCTCGAGCGGCCGGCCGAGGTCGCCGCCGAGATCGACCGGATGGCGAGCGCCCACCTCCCGGCCCGGCCCGTCGCCGCCGGTACCGACCAGCCCGCCGCCGCCACCGCCGACCCCGAGAGGACCGCCGTCGCATGA
- a CDS encoding NAD(P)/FAD-dependent oxidoreductase, producing MASSTKRPRPRASEAPAQDRSRTAPGAVEPDAVAPEAVEPDVVASEAVASEAAEPGAVEPEAVPHVRVAVIGSGFGGLGAGVRLRRAGITDFVVLERADSVGGTWRDNSYPGCACDVPSHLYSFSFAPNPDWPRSFSGQPDIRAYLEKVADVFGLRPHLRFNAEVTEARWDVERTRWQITTTAGRWTADAVVAAAGPLADPQIPDLPGLDSFPGKVFHSSRWDHDFALEGKRVAMVGTGASAAQIVPAIQPQVGKLTVFQRTPAWVLPRRDRAITELEKRLHTRFPITAKARRGTLFALRELQVDAFVRRPGLLKLVQRLAERHLADGVADPALRARLTPDYRIGCKRILLSNTYYPALAAANTEVVPAGLREVRGSTLVAADGSEHEVDAIVFGTGFHVTDMPMGSRVFGADGTSFAEKWKEGMEALRGSTVHGFPNFFFVIGPNTGLGNSSMILMIESQLNYLIDALTRLDEIGATAMQPTARAQRRWNLELQHRMDRTVWSTGGCRSWYLDKSGKNTVLWPGSTTSFRRATRRVDLTEYELILRSDDRAAPSGPSGPSAKSAQSGSSASSVPSVPSVPSASSVPSASSGPSVKSVSSAQPGPSAAATGTEEVMA from the coding sequence ATGGCATCCAGCACCAAGCGCCCCCGCCCCCGAGCCTCCGAGGCGCCCGCCCAGGACCGGTCGCGCACCGCACCCGGGGCCGTCGAGCCGGACGCCGTCGCGCCGGAGGCGGTCGAGCCGGACGTCGTCGCGTCGGAGGCGGTCGCCTCCGAGGCCGCCGAGCCGGGAGCCGTCGAACCGGAGGCGGTTCCGCACGTCCGGGTCGCCGTCATCGGCTCCGGCTTCGGCGGCCTCGGCGCCGGCGTCCGGCTGCGCCGCGCCGGCATCACCGACTTCGTCGTCCTGGAGCGCGCCGACTCGGTCGGCGGCACCTGGCGCGACAACAGCTACCCCGGCTGCGCCTGCGACGTCCCCTCGCACCTCTACTCCTTCTCCTTCGCCCCCAACCCGGACTGGCCGCGCAGCTTCTCCGGCCAGCCGGACATCCGCGCGTACCTGGAGAAGGTCGCCGACGTCTTCGGCCTCCGCCCCCACCTGCGCTTCAACGCCGAAGTCACCGAGGCCCGCTGGGACGTCGAGCGGACCCGCTGGCAGATCACCACGACGGCCGGCCGCTGGACCGCCGACGCCGTCGTGGCCGCCGCCGGACCGCTCGCGGACCCGCAGATCCCCGACCTTCCGGGCCTGGACTCCTTCCCCGGCAAGGTGTTCCACTCCTCCCGCTGGGACCACGACTTCGCCCTCGAGGGCAAGCGTGTGGCGATGGTCGGCACCGGGGCCTCCGCCGCCCAGATCGTCCCGGCGATCCAGCCGCAGGTGGGGAAGCTGACGGTCTTCCAGCGGACCCCGGCCTGGGTCCTGCCGCGCCGGGACCGGGCGATCACCGAGCTGGAGAAGCGGCTGCACACCCGCTTCCCGATCACCGCGAAGGCCCGCCGGGGCACCCTGTTCGCCCTGCGCGAGCTCCAGGTGGACGCGTTCGTCCGGCGGCCCGGCCTGCTCAAGCTGGTCCAGCGGCTCGCCGAACGCCACCTCGCCGACGGCGTCGCCGACCCGGCCCTGCGGGCCAGGCTCACCCCGGACTACCGGATCGGCTGCAAGCGGATCCTGCTCAGCAACACCTACTACCCGGCCCTCGCCGCCGCCAACACCGAGGTGGTCCCCGCCGGACTGCGCGAGGTGCGCGGCTCGACCCTGGTCGCCGCCGACGGCAGCGAGCACGAGGTGGACGCGATCGTCTTCGGCACCGGCTTCCACGTCACCGACATGCCGATGGGCTCCCGGGTGTTCGGGGCCGACGGCACGAGCTTCGCCGAGAAGTGGAAGGAGGGCATGGAGGCCCTGCGCGGGTCCACCGTGCACGGCTTCCCGAACTTCTTCTTCGTCATCGGCCCCAACACCGGGCTCGGCAACAGCTCGATGATCCTGATGATCGAGTCCCAGCTCAACTACCTGATCGACGCGCTGACCCGGCTAGACGAGATCGGCGCGACCGCGATGCAGCCCACCGCCCGGGCGCAGCGGCGCTGGAACCTCGAACTCCAGCACCGGATGGACCGCACGGTCTGGAGCACCGGCGGCTGCCGCAGCTGGTACCTGGACAAGAGTGGCAAGAACACCGTGCTCTGGCCCGGTTCGACCACCTCGTTCCGCCGTGCCACCCGCAGGGTGGACCTGACCGAGTACGAGCTGATCCTCCGCAGCGACGACCGGGCCGCGCCGTCCGGGCCGTCCGGGCCGTCCGCGAAGTCCGCTCAGTCCGGGTCGTCCGCATCATCCGTGCCGTCCGTGCCGTCCGTGCCATCCGCGTCGTCCGTGCCGTCCGCGTCGTCCGGGCCGTCCGTGAAGTCCGTATCGTCCGCACAACCGGGGCCGTCCGCGGCCGCCACCGGGACCGAGGAGGTCATGGCATGA